A genomic region of Pogoniulus pusillus isolate bPogPus1 chromosome 35, bPogPus1.pri, whole genome shotgun sequence contains the following coding sequences:
- the PTGES gene encoding prostaglandin E synthase isoform X2: protein MLRNEVLLCFAFYSTILIVKMFVVAIITGQVRLRKKAFANPEDALRNGGLQFCRLDPDVERCRRAHRNDMENIFPFLFLGAIYSLLDPSLAVARIHFLTFCAGRIAHTAAYLLQLRAPTRSVAYSLAQLPCFSMALQILLATTPYW, encoded by the exons ATGCTGCGGAACGaggtcctgctctgctttgccttctaCAGCACCATCCTCATCGTCAAGATGTTCGTTGTTGCCATCATCACAGGGCAAGTGAGGCTCAGAAAGAAG gcctttgccaacCCCGAGGACGCTCTGCGCAATGGGGGGCTGCAGTTCTGCCGCCTGGACCCCGACGTGGAGCGCTGCCGCAG GGCCCACCGCAATGACATGGAGAAcatcttccccttcctcttccttggaGCCATCTACTCCCTGCTGGaccccagcctggcagtggcCAGGATCCACTTCCTCACCTTCTGCGCCGGGCGCAtcgcccacactgctgcctacctgctgcagctcagggcccCCACACGCTCCGTGGCctacagcctggcacagctgccctgcttCTCCATGGCTCTGCAGATCCTCCTTGCCACCACCCCATACTGGTAA
- the PTGES gene encoding prostaglandin E synthase isoform X1, translated as MRSRSSPRRARGSAAQRLPGPRRGCGLRLREEAVPEAASAWLFLPLSQPNPSTSKTSAGSHCCRRASGSVPSMLRNEVLLCFAFYSTILIVKMFVVAIITGQVRLRKKAFANPEDALRNGGLQFCRLDPDVERCRRAHRNDMENIFPFLFLGAIYSLLDPSLAVARIHFLTFCAGRIAHTAAYLLQLRAPTRSVAYSLAQLPCFSMALQILLATTPYW; from the exons atgaggagcagaagcagcccGAGACGTGCTCGGGGCTCGGCTGCCCAGCGGCTCCCGGGGCCGCGCCGGGGCTGTGGGCTCCGGCTGAGGGAAGAAGCGGTGCCCGAGGCTGCTTCAGCGTGGCTGTTCCTGCCCCTCTCGCAGCCCAACCCCAGCACCAGCAAGACCTCCGCTGGCTCCCACTGCTGCAGGCGAGCGAGCGGCAGCGTCCCCAGCATGCTGCGGAACGaggtcctgctctgctttgccttctaCAGCACCATCCTCATCGTCAAGATGTTCGTTGTTGCCATCATCACAGGGCAAGTGAGGCTCAGAAAGAAG gcctttgccaacCCCGAGGACGCTCTGCGCAATGGGGGGCTGCAGTTCTGCCGCCTGGACCCCGACGTGGAGCGCTGCCGCAG GGCCCACCGCAATGACATGGAGAAcatcttccccttcctcttccttggaGCCATCTACTCCCTGCTGGaccccagcctggcagtggcCAGGATCCACTTCCTCACCTTCTGCGCCGGGCGCAtcgcccacactgctgcctacctgctgcagctcagggcccCCACACGCTCCGTGGCctacagcctggcacagctgccctgcttCTCCATGGCTCTGCAGATCCTCCTTGCCACCACCCCATACTGGTAA